A portion of the Vreelandella subglaciescola genome contains these proteins:
- the cydC gene encoding thiol reductant ABC exporter subunit CydC, with protein sequence MDKPERLVTTLRPWLIVLASRQRRLWLGALLMALTLFSALGLLAVSGWFITATGLTGLLFAAGIAATLDVYVPGGAIRLFAVTRTASRYLERLYNHDTVLRLLADLRTRLFSVLAGLDSHALASRRASDWLNRLTADIDTLDSLYLRLLAPPAVALLAGAILSGVTALFVPLAGGFLAGVLLLGWLWLTLGQARLGMAASRRHVDELEALRGSVMETLQGLAELDAYGALAHQQRSLDRLEAHLHHSQRRLGRWVALGNALQAWLVGTATLGTLWLAARAFEAGSISGAVMVMLPMAVMAMNEAFAALPAAFTWFGATRGAAERLNGLTEQRIEQRTEKSPAPTAVTPDTPPENARTLRLEGVGVRYPGAFQPALDGLSLSLAPGERLAVEGASGSGKSTLAALLGRQLSPSQGIITLGNTALEAWSDAELRRRVVVLTQQTELLDDSLAANLRLANAEADDTTLWQALEQVSLAEWARELPQGLDTRVGEGGRQLSGGQARRVALARLYLCDPDLVVLDEPFSGVDMSTAQALSQALHRWLSGRTVVYLVHKADTDAAPPGITHTLTLRDGQPHSE encoded by the coding sequence ATGGATAAGCCAGAACGTTTGGTCACGACGCTGCGCCCCTGGCTTATCGTGCTGGCCAGCCGCCAGCGGCGGCTGTGGCTGGGTGCGTTACTCATGGCGCTGACGCTGTTTTCCGCGCTAGGGCTGCTGGCCGTGTCCGGCTGGTTTATTACCGCCACCGGGCTTACCGGCCTGCTATTTGCCGCCGGCATCGCGGCGACGCTGGACGTTTATGTGCCCGGCGGCGCGATTCGCCTGTTTGCCGTCACCCGCACGGCAAGCCGCTATTTGGAGCGGCTGTACAACCACGATACGGTGCTGCGCCTGCTGGCCGATCTGCGCACCCGGCTGTTTAGCGTGCTGGCGGGGCTGGATAGCCATGCGCTTGCCAGCCGCCGCGCCAGCGACTGGCTCAACCGCCTGACGGCCGATATCGACACCCTGGACAGCCTGTATTTACGCCTGCTGGCGCCGCCCGCTGTGGCGCTGCTGGCCGGGGCGATCCTGAGCGGCGTCACGGCGCTGTTTGTGCCGTTGGCCGGCGGTTTTTTAGCCGGCGTGCTGCTGTTGGGCTGGCTGTGGCTCACGCTGGGCCAGGCACGCCTCGGCATGGCGGCCAGCCGGCGCCACGTTGACGAACTGGAAGCCCTGCGCGGCAGCGTCATGGAAACCCTGCAGGGGCTGGCCGAGCTAGACGCCTACGGCGCGCTGGCCCACCAGCAACGATCCCTTGACCGGCTGGAAGCGCACCTACACCACAGTCAGCGCCGCTTGGGCCGCTGGGTCGCGCTGGGCAACGCCCTCCAGGCCTGGCTGGTCGGCACGGCGACGCTTGGCACGCTATGGCTGGCCGCCCGGGCCTTTGAGGCGGGCAGCATTAGCGGGGCGGTGATGGTAATGCTGCCCATGGCGGTCATGGCCATGAATGAGGCCTTCGCCGCGCTGCCCGCAGCGTTTACCTGGTTTGGCGCCACCCGTGGCGCCGCCGAGCGCCTGAACGGCCTGACCGAGCAGCGTATTGAGCAACGTACCGAGAAAAGCCCCGCACCCACCGCTGTTACCCCGGACACGCCGCCGGAAAACGCCCGCACGCTGCGCCTTGAAGGCGTCGGCGTGCGCTACCCCGGCGCCTTTCAGCCGGCGCTTGACGGGCTATCGTTAAGCCTCGCCCCCGGGGAACGGCTGGCCGTGGAAGGCGCATCGGGTTCGGGAAAATCCACTCTCGCCGCGCTGCTCGGGCGCCAGCTCTCCCCTTCTCAGGGCATCATCACGCTGGGCAACACGGCCCTTGAGGCATGGTCGGACGCCGAGCTGCGCCGCCGCGTGGTCGTGCTCACCCAGCAGACCGAGCTGCTGGACGACAGCCTTGCCGCCAACCTGCGGCTGGCCAACGCCGAGGCAGATGACACCACGCTATGGCAGGCGCTTGAGCAGGTGTCGCTTGCCGAGTGGGCCCGCGAACTTCCCCAAGGGCTGGATACGCGGGTCGGCGAAGGCGGCCGCCAGCTCTCCGGCGGGCAGGCACGCCGTGTCGCGCTGGCGCGGCTTTACCTGTGCGACCCCGACCTGGTGGTGCTCGACGAGCCGTTTTCCGGCGTCGACATGTCCACGGCACAGGCGCTATCCCAGGCGTTACATCGGTGGCTTTCCGGCCGCACTGTCGTCTATCTTGTACATAAGGCAGACACTGACGCCGCGCCGCCGGGCATCACTCATACGCTCACCTTGCGCGACGGACAGCCGCATTCTGAATAA
- the cydD gene encoding thiol reductant ABC exporter subunit CydD — MPALSARHLLTELAATQRRRLNLAVACGLLAGSLTLLQAALFAWIVSALLVNHQPLARTVPLFALWLLVLPLRGLFSYAQENLAQQASLAVRQRLRRRLVDHLVRLGPVRLAGYHSASLSYQVVEQIEALDGYYSRFRVQLVLAVLLPLMVLVISAYLDWLAAIFLLLAAPLIPLFMALVGMGAERLNREQFAAVSRLSGHFIDRVRGLTTLQLFGQTKRATHSVHAAADGYRQRSMRTLRLAFLSSAVLEFFASAAIAVVAIYVGFGLLGYISYGPADELTLFSGLFILLLAPEFFQPLRSLAQHYHDRAAALGAAERLADLLNQTPPATRGDTPPPALAPDADALLVLTDACVSHPGRGVVLGPVSQRLGRGETVVVTGASGSGKSTLLQLLAGFVAPDDGVRQSQRDLRFAWMDQRPLLIHATLANNLRLAAPEASDAALYQALASAHLSELLEHLPDGLETLIGERGSGLSGGQAQRLALARIFLSEAPLVLLDEPTASLDAHSEQAVMAALTMLPRAGRTLVIATHHPALIQLATRRWHIDHGRLKEIAHG, encoded by the coding sequence ATGCCTGCCCTCTCCGCCAGACACCTGCTCACCGAGCTTGCCGCCACCCAGCGCCGGCGCCTTAATCTGGCCGTTGCCTGCGGCCTGCTGGCGGGCAGCCTGACGCTGTTGCAGGCGGCGCTGTTCGCCTGGATCGTCAGCGCGCTGCTGGTCAACCATCAGCCGTTAGCGCGTACGGTCCCGCTGTTTGCGTTATGGCTGCTGGTGCTGCCGCTGCGCGGCCTGTTCAGCTACGCGCAGGAAAATCTTGCCCAGCAGGCCTCGCTGGCCGTGCGCCAGCGGCTACGGCGGCGACTTGTTGATCACCTGGTACGCCTCGGGCCGGTACGGCTCGCCGGTTACCACAGCGCGTCGCTGTCCTATCAGGTAGTCGAGCAGATCGAGGCGCTGGACGGCTATTATTCACGCTTTCGTGTACAGCTTGTGCTAGCCGTGCTGCTACCGCTAATGGTGCTTGTGATCAGCGCGTATCTGGACTGGCTGGCGGCGATATTTCTGCTGCTTGCAGCGCCGCTGATTCCGCTGTTCATGGCGCTGGTGGGCATGGGTGCCGAGCGCCTGAATCGCGAACAGTTTGCCGCCGTGTCACGGCTTTCGGGGCATTTTATCGACCGCGTTCGCGGCCTGACCACGCTGCAACTTTTCGGCCAGACAAAGCGCGCCACCCACAGCGTTCACGCTGCCGCCGACGGCTATCGGCAACGCAGCATGCGCACGCTACGACTGGCGTTTTTATCCTCGGCGGTGCTCGAGTTTTTTGCCTCGGCGGCCATCGCCGTGGTGGCTATTTACGTCGGTTTCGGGCTATTGGGCTATATAAGCTACGGCCCTGCCGACGAGCTGACGCTTTTCAGCGGCCTTTTCATCCTGCTGCTGGCGCCCGAGTTTTTTCAGCCGCTGCGCAGCCTTGCCCAGCACTACCACGACCGCGCCGCCGCGCTCGGCGCCGCCGAACGCCTGGCCGACTTGTTAAACCAGACGCCGCCTGCCACGCGCGGTGACACACCGCCGCCAGCGCTTGCACCCGACGCCGATGCCTTGCTGGTGTTAACAGACGCCTGCGTTTCCCACCCCGGGCGCGGGGTGGTGCTCGGGCCGGTGTCGCAACGCCTTGGCCGCGGTGAAACCGTGGTGGTGACCGGCGCATCCGGCAGCGGCAAGTCAACGCTTTTGCAGCTGCTGGCAGGCTTTGTCGCCCCCGATGACGGCGTGCGCCAAAGCCAGCGTGACCTGCGTTTTGCCTGGATGGACCAGCGCCCGCTGCTGATTCACGCCACGCTTGCCAACAACCTGCGCCTGGCAGCCCCTGAGGCAAGCGATGCAGCCCTTTATCAAGCGCTTGCAAGCGCCCACCTGAGCGAGCTGCTCGAACACCTGCCCGACGGGCTTGAAACGCTCATCGGCGAGCGCGGGTCGGGGCTTTCGGGCGGCCAGGCCCAGCGTCTGGCGCTGGCGCGAATCTTCCTATCCGAAGCACCCCTGGTGCTGCTGGACGAGCCGACCGCCAGCCTGGACGCGCACAGCGAGCAGGCGGTCATGGCGGCACTCACGATGCTTCCGCGCGCCGGGCGTACGCTGGTCATCGCCACCCATCACCCGGCGCTGATACAACTTGCTACGCGCCGCTGGCACATCGATCACGGCCGGCTTAAGGAGATCGCGCATGGATAA
- a CDS encoding GGDEF domain-containing protein encodes MSLLRRYRAAFMQSREAIVFVQQDKIIDYNPAALALLGVDSEALVPTLGLMHFSPGRQPNGKRSRALGSVYVKQAMRHGQALFEWRLQALNGHEFPAEIMLSRIDIPGDTLLQATVRDISRQKRLEEELSRNAMTDHLTGAFNRQRFDEEMRRALARLRRNQVSTALILLDIDHFKPVNDTYGHAVGDDVLVELTALLDASLRIPDMLTRWGGEEFVMVLPDSGQQEALQLAERLRQLIADHDFSVVGSITASLSVTTLHADDDARRCLQRLDDALYQAKDLGRNKVLEADSDAAV; translated from the coding sequence ATGTCGCTGTTACGGCGTTATCGCGCTGCGTTTATGCAGTCCCGCGAGGCCATCGTCTTTGTCCAGCAGGACAAGATCATCGACTACAATCCCGCCGCCTTGGCGCTGCTCGGGGTGGACAGCGAGGCGCTGGTTCCCACACTGGGCCTGATGCATTTTTCCCCCGGCCGCCAGCCCAATGGTAAAAGAAGCCGCGCACTCGGTAGCGTGTACGTCAAACAGGCCATGCGCCACGGTCAGGCGCTTTTCGAGTGGCGCCTGCAGGCGCTGAACGGGCACGAATTTCCGGCCGAGATCATGCTCAGCCGTATCGATATTCCCGGCGATACGCTGCTGCAGGCTACCGTGCGCGACATTTCCCGGCAGAAACGCCTGGAAGAAGAGCTTTCACGCAACGCCATGACCGACCACCTGACCGGCGCGTTCAACCGCCAGCGGTTTGACGAGGAAATGCGCCGGGCACTGGCCCGGCTGCGGCGCAATCAGGTATCTACCGCGCTGATCCTGCTGGATATCGACCATTTCAAGCCGGTCAACGATACCTACGGCCACGCCGTGGGCGACGACGTGCTGGTGGAGCTCACAGCGCTGCTGGATGCCAGCCTGCGGATTCCCGACATGCTGACGCGCTGGGGCGGGGAAGAATTCGTCATGGTACTGCCCGATTCCGGCCAGCAGGAGGCGCTGCAGCTGGCCGAACGCCTGCGCCAGCTGATTGCCGACCACGACTTCAGCGTCGTGGGCAGCATTACCGCCAGCCTGAGCGTGACCACTCTGCACGCCGACGACGATGCCCGCCGCTGCCTACAGCGTCTGGACGATGCGCTCTATCAGGCCAAGGATCTCGGCCGCAACAAAGTGCTTGAGGCCGACTCCGACGCCGCGGTGTAA
- the hglS gene encoding 2-oxoadipate dioxygenase/decarboxylase HglS yields MSQWISPDRIRARFSHAMSTMYRNEVPQYGALLELVEVVNRETLAADTALAERLDAAGDAQRLSVERHGAIRVGTPAELAMLRRLFAVMGMLPVGYYDLSQAGVPVHSTAFRPVDDDALRANPFRVFTSLLRPELIESASLRERALEILHARDIFTPGVKALIERGEAQGGLDERDADAFVDEALETFRWHSDATVDRATYESLSAEHRLIADVVCFRGPHINHLTPRTLDIDEVQRRMPDYGIEPKATIEGPPRRRCPLLLRQTSFKALEEPVRFAGSEAGSHTARFGEIEQRGVALTAKGRALYDRLLADAREGAPAADNAAHQARLEAAFDGFPDDEAALRREGLAFFHYWPARDRAAGLSANEINAAGVETLLERGALWATPMVYEDFLPVSAAGIFQSNLGQTRGDDATPDAERQGESQGGPNQAQFEAALGAAVVDEIALYAERERASLNAALEALKTA; encoded by the coding sequence ATGAGTCAGTGGATCAGCCCCGACCGGATCCGTGCGCGTTTTTCTCACGCCATGTCCACCATGTACCGCAACGAGGTGCCCCAGTACGGTGCGCTGTTGGAACTGGTGGAGGTCGTCAACCGCGAGACGCTGGCCGCTGATACAGCGCTTGCCGAACGGCTTGACGCCGCAGGTGACGCTCAGCGGTTGAGCGTCGAGCGTCACGGTGCCATCCGCGTGGGCACGCCCGCCGAGCTCGCCATGCTGCGCCGCCTGTTCGCGGTGATGGGCATGTTGCCGGTGGGCTATTACGACCTTTCCCAAGCCGGGGTGCCGGTGCACTCCACGGCGTTTCGTCCGGTCGACGACGACGCCCTGCGCGCCAATCCGTTCCGCGTGTTTACCTCATTATTGCGCCCAGAGCTGATTGAGTCGGCCTCGCTGCGCGAGCGTGCGCTGGAGATATTGCACGCGCGGGATATTTTCACCCCCGGCGTGAAAGCGCTGATTGAACGCGGCGAAGCGCAGGGCGGGCTTGACGAGCGTGACGCCGATGCCTTTGTGGACGAGGCGCTGGAAACGTTCCGCTGGCACAGCGATGCCACCGTAGACCGTGCGACGTATGAATCGCTGAGCGCCGAGCACCGGCTGATTGCCGACGTGGTGTGCTTTCGCGGCCCGCACATTAATCACCTGACGCCGCGCACGCTGGATATTGACGAGGTTCAGCGGCGCATGCCCGATTACGGCATCGAGCCGAAAGCTACCATTGAAGGCCCGCCGCGCCGGCGCTGCCCGCTGCTGCTGCGCCAGACCAGCTTCAAGGCGCTGGAAGAGCCGGTACGCTTTGCGGGCAGCGAAGCGGGTTCCCACACGGCGCGCTTTGGCGAAATCGAGCAGCGCGGTGTGGCGCTAACAGCCAAAGGACGGGCGCTTTACGACCGGCTGCTGGCCGACGCGCGCGAAGGTGCACCGGCGGCGGACAATGCTGCGCATCAGGCGCGGCTGGAGGCGGCATTTGACGGGTTTCCCGATGATGAAGCGGCGCTGCGCCGCGAAGGACTGGCGTTTTTCCACTATTGGCCGGCGCGCGACCGGGCGGCGGGGCTGAGTGCCAACGAGATCAACGCGGCCGGCGTGGAGACGCTGCTTGAGCGCGGCGCGCTCTGGGCCACGCCGATGGTGTACGAGGATTTTCTGCCGGTGAGCGCGGCGGGGATTTTTCAGTCCAATCTTGGCCAGACCCGTGGGGACGACGCCACGCCCGACGCGGAGCGCCAAGGCGAGAGCCAGGGCGGCCCGAATCAGGCGCAGTTTGAGGCGGCGCTGGGTGCTGCGGTAGTGGATGAAATCGCGCTGTATGCCGAGCGCGAGCGCGCTTCGCTAAACGCCGCACTTGAAGCACTGAAAACCGCATAA
- a CDS encoding D-amino acid dehydrogenase, protein MRHIAVIGGGVTGITTAYSLLKRGFDVTVFEQNRYAAMETSFANGGQLSASNAEVWNHWPTITKGLRWMLRRDAPLLVNPRPSWHKLSWFAEFMRAIPQYGDNTTETARLAIAAREHLFQWADDENIDFDVKHEGILHIYRDKAGFDHAAKVSQLLARGGLERRAVTPDEMRGLEPTLAGNYYGGFYTESDATGDIHKFTQGLARAAERRGATLNYGYRVQDLGASADGAWVVASAGDEPVRQTFDGVVVCAGTASRALAAKLGDRVNVYPVKGYSITVQLDDEASQQAAPTVSLLDDETKLVTSRLGADRFRIAGTAEFNGFNKDIRDDRIRPLIRWVEECFPGVSTRRVVPWAGLRPMLPNMLPKVGAGRLPTVFYNTGHGHLGWTLSAITAELLADEVSASSLLGAPATAR, encoded by the coding sequence ATGCGCCATATTGCTGTCATCGGTGGCGGTGTCACCGGCATTACCACTGCCTATAGCCTGCTCAAGCGCGGCTTTGACGTGACCGTGTTTGAACAGAACCGCTACGCCGCAATGGAAACGTCCTTTGCCAACGGCGGCCAGCTATCGGCGTCCAACGCCGAGGTCTGGAACCACTGGCCCACCATTACCAAGGGGCTGCGCTGGATGCTGCGCCGGGATGCGCCGCTGCTGGTCAATCCGCGCCCCAGCTGGCACAAGCTCAGCTGGTTTGCCGAGTTCATGCGCGCCATTCCCCAGTACGGCGACAACACCACCGAAACCGCGCGGCTGGCCATTGCCGCGCGCGAACACCTGTTTCAGTGGGCGGACGACGAAAACATCGACTTCGACGTCAAGCATGAAGGCATCCTGCATATTTACCGCGACAAGGCCGGCTTTGACCACGCCGCGAAAGTATCGCAACTGCTCGCCCGGGGCGGGCTTGAACGGCGCGCCGTCACGCCCGACGAAATGCGCGGACTCGAGCCGACGCTTGCGGGCAACTATTACGGCGGTTTTTATACCGAGAGCGATGCCACCGGCGATATCCACAAGTTTACCCAGGGGCTTGCTCGCGCGGCCGAGCGCCGTGGCGCAACGCTCAACTACGGCTACCGCGTGCAGGACCTCGGCGCCAGCGCTGACGGTGCCTGGGTGGTGGCCAGCGCCGGGGACGAACCCGTGCGCCAGACCTTTGACGGCGTGGTCGTCTGTGCCGGCACCGCCAGCCGGGCACTGGCCGCCAAGCTGGGTGATCGCGTCAACGTGTATCCGGTCAAAGGCTATTCCATCACCGTTCAGCTGGACGACGAGGCCTCGCAGCAGGCAGCGCCCACGGTCAGCCTGCTCGACGACGAAACCAAACTGGTGACCAGCCGCCTGGGCGCCGACCGCTTCCGGATTGCCGGTACCGCCGAGTTCAACGGCTTTAACAAGGACATCCGCGACGACCGCATTCGCCCGCTGATCCGCTGGGTGGAAGAGTGCTTCCCCGGCGTCAGCACCCGCCGCGTGGTGCCCTGGGCGGGGCTGCGGCCGATGCTGCCCAACATGCTGCCCAAAGTCGGCGCCGGACGCCTGCCGACGGTGTTCTACAACACCGGCCACGGCCACCTGGGCTGGACACTCTCGGCGATTACCGCTGAACTGTTGGCTGACGAAGTCAGCGCGTCTTCCCTGCTTGGCGCCCCGGCAACGGCGCGCTAA
- a CDS encoding DMT family transporter — protein MPTGIPQKSAVPLSSLLLAVIGAVGMATIGVISRITQLNAESITFYRLGLGALFLLVYLMLTRRGQHLRHAPGWGVVISGGFLAVFILCYVQAMNYTQMANAILMVYLAPVFSAVVAHFLFHERLGRVQVACIAAALFGFAMMQEFHLQLGGGRDAVGLGFGLLAMLAYSAFILTNRGLPPRTNDRTGAFWQLFFGALVILPFALLRPEGLSAEAWQWPWLLGAGLVPGFLALLCAVLAINRLPTALYGTLAYCEPLAVVLFGWSLFGEALTPLQLAGCGIIVASGIVQARLSQR, from the coding sequence ATGCCCACCGGGATACCCCAGAAATCCGCCGTACCGCTGTCCAGCCTGCTGCTCGCCGTTATCGGCGCCGTGGGCATGGCCACCATCGGCGTTATCTCGCGCATCACCCAGCTGAACGCCGAAAGCATTACGTTTTATCGGCTGGGGCTGGGCGCCCTGTTTCTGTTGGTGTACCTGATGCTCACCCGGCGCGGCCAGCATTTACGCCACGCGCCGGGCTGGGGCGTGGTGATCAGCGGCGGCTTTTTAGCCGTCTTTATTCTGTGCTATGTGCAGGCGATGAACTACACCCAGATGGCCAACGCGATTTTGATGGTGTATCTGGCGCCGGTGTTTTCTGCGGTGGTCGCGCATTTTTTGTTTCACGAACGGCTGGGGCGCGTGCAGGTGGCGTGTATTGCCGCCGCGCTGTTCGGTTTTGCCATGATGCAGGAGTTTCACCTCCAGCTGGGTGGCGGCCGTGACGCCGTGGGCCTCGGGTTCGGGCTTTTGGCCATGCTCGCCTACAGCGCGTTCATCCTCACCAACCGAGGCTTACCCCCGCGTACGAATGACCGCACCGGGGCTTTCTGGCAGCTTTTTTTCGGCGCGCTGGTCATTCTGCCGTTCGCCCTGCTCAGGCCCGAAGGGCTCAGCGCAGAGGCCTGGCAATGGCCGTGGCTGCTGGGCGCCGGTCTGGTGCCGGGTTTTCTCGCGCTGCTCTGCGCGGTGCTGGCTATCAATCGCCTGCCCACCGCGCTTTACGGCACTCTGGCCTACTGCGAACCGCTGGCCGTGGTGCTGTTCGGCTGGAGCCTGTTTGGCGAGGCACTCACTCCGCTACAGCTGGCGGGCTGCGGCATTATTGTGGCCAGCGGCATCGTTCAGGCGCGGCTCAGCCAGCGCTGA
- a CDS encoding sirohydrochlorin chelatase, protein MTDSTRAIFLVDNGSLRPEATLNLRRVAANLSACCGETVHAASLLHSHKVAPDALGGEAALTLGPAAEREAARGVTEIIVVPFFFGPSRALSEYLPKRMAQLQARFPDVRVTVAPPLVDEQAPVDLRLAQILADNVRASVTPGEAFNVVLVDHGSPAPEVTAVRNRLAGQLSVLLADEAVGVMPASMERREGDVYRFNEPLLEEALEGNALAHGDVVLAMLFLSPGRHAGEGGDIADICAAASQRPGRRITPTRLVGEHPGIVAILESRLQQALAEASA, encoded by the coding sequence ATGACAGATTCCACGCGGGCCATTTTTCTGGTCGATAACGGCTCACTACGCCCTGAGGCAACGCTTAATTTACGGCGCGTGGCGGCGAATTTAAGCGCCTGCTGCGGGGAAACGGTGCACGCCGCCTCGCTGTTGCACTCGCACAAGGTAGCGCCCGACGCGCTGGGCGGCGAGGCGGCATTAACCCTTGGCCCGGCGGCGGAGCGCGAAGCCGCACGGGGCGTGACGGAGATCATCGTGGTGCCGTTTTTCTTTGGCCCCAGCCGCGCGCTGAGCGAGTACCTGCCCAAGCGCATGGCGCAGCTTCAGGCGCGCTTTCCCGACGTGCGCGTCACGGTTGCGCCGCCGCTGGTTGACGAGCAGGCGCCGGTTGATCTGCGCCTTGCGCAGATACTCGCGGATAACGTGCGCGCAAGCGTCACGCCCGGTGAAGCGTTCAACGTGGTACTGGTGGATCACGGCAGCCCCGCGCCGGAGGTGACCGCGGTGCGCAATCGGCTGGCGGGGCAGCTGAGCGTGTTGCTGGCTGATGAGGCCGTGGGCGTGATGCCGGCGTCCATGGAGCGCCGCGAGGGTGACGTCTATCGGTTCAACGAGCCGCTGCTGGAAGAGGCGCTGGAGGGTAATGCGCTGGCGCATGGCGACGTGGTGCTGGCCATGTTGTTTTTATCGCCCGGACGCCACGCCGGCGAAGGCGGCGATATCGCCGATATTTGTGCAGCGGCAAGCCAGCGGCCGGGCAGGCGCATTACGCCCACGCGGCTGGTGGGCGAGCATCCCGGCATCGTCGCGATTCTTGAGTCACGCCTGCAGCAGGCGCTGGCAGAGGCATCAGCCTAG
- a CDS encoding cell division protein ZipA C-terminal FtsZ-binding domain-containing protein: MDTSPLATTLALGSLLLGLAAAALFFYIAFSRRRKNAASRAAADTAPVKPGTAAQPPSAPTASGSPTRKTKPRQYSLFVIFDQPSAETDERLTRWLQEKSAAYDPLSHVFHIAGEQPSSPITVANAFPPGEMPDLMRGEGHTPIKGISLLVKPPLRRRRNQQMIVYVELAKEMRELFDGDMLDSERAPATEETYAEIING, from the coding sequence ATGGATACCTCGCCACTCGCAACGACGCTTGCGCTGGGCTCATTGTTATTGGGCCTGGCGGCGGCGGCGCTGTTTTTCTACATCGCGTTCAGCCGACGGCGCAAAAACGCCGCATCCCGAGCGGCGGCTGACACGGCACCCGTCAAGCCAGGCACTGCGGCACAGCCGCCGTCTGCACCCACGGCCAGCGGTTCACCCACGCGAAAAACCAAACCCAGGCAGTATTCCCTGTTTGTGATTTTTGACCAGCCAAGCGCCGAGACCGATGAGCGCCTGACCCGCTGGCTGCAGGAAAAAAGCGCGGCGTATGATCCTCTGAGCCACGTGTTTCACATTGCCGGCGAGCAGCCTTCAAGCCCCATTACCGTGGCCAACGCGTTTCCACCCGGGGAAATGCCCGATCTCATGCGCGGCGAAGGCCACACGCCGATCAAAGGCATCAGCCTGTTGGTCAAGCCGCCCCTGCGCCGCCGGCGCAATCAGCAAATGATCGTGTACGTCGAGCTGGCCAAGGAAATGCGCGAGCTGTTCGATGGCGACATGCTGGATAGCGAGCGGGCGCCCGCCACGGAAGAGACCTACGCCGAGATCATCAACGGCTAG
- a CDS encoding TspO/MBR family protein: MSLLSLLISLALVGAVASTGARFRPDGWYRSLAKPCWTPPDLAFPIAWGVLYVLMAIAAWRVYLAEPSAARSAGLICYALQLAANAAWSWLFFGRRQMFSALLDIALLLGLIVATTALFARASELAAWLMLPYILWVMLALALNASVWRLNRHA, encoded by the coding sequence ATGTCATTGTTAAGCCTGCTTATATCACTCGCTCTGGTGGGTGCCGTCGCCTCTACCGGCGCGCGTTTTCGCCCCGATGGCTGGTACCGTTCGCTGGCCAAACCCTGCTGGACCCCGCCTGACCTAGCGTTCCCCATTGCCTGGGGTGTGCTTTATGTCTTGATGGCGATTGCCGCCTGGCGCGTGTACCTGGCCGAACCATCGGCGGCACGCAGCGCCGGATTAATCTGCTACGCGCTGCAGCTGGCTGCGAACGCCGCCTGGTCGTGGTTGTTTTTTGGCCGCCGGCAGATGTTCAGCGCGTTGCTGGATATCGCCCTGCTGCTGGGCCTGATTGTGGCGACCACGGCACTGTTTGCCCGTGCCAGCGAGTTGGCCGCTTGGCTAATGCTGCCTTATATCCTTTGGGTCATGCTCGCGCTGGCGCTAAACGCCAGCGTCTGGCGGCTTAACCGCCACGCATAG